From Paenibacillus sp. V4I7, one genomic window encodes:
- a CDS encoding IS1182 family transposase, which translates to MYIQYTMDQLCLPMDLEEDIPQNHLVRIVNAAVNQLDDVIFEAAYPGGGRDSYHPKMLTKVIIYAYTQRIYSSRQIAKAVRENVMFMWIAGRQRPDFRTINRFRSERMKALLETVFTAVLQFLADEKYVQLEHYFVDGTKIEANANRYTFVWGKAVVKHKAKLQEKVQTLFATIEESEKQEEQMHVGQDLSELGGASEITSEKLEIAVKQLEERLQENPKDKSLKKAVRTLRKDLLPRLQKYETHEEILGSRNSYSKTDKDATFMRMKEDHMRNGQLKPGYNVQIGTENQFILGYSVHQRPTDTRCLIPHLEKVKSQLGKLPSTIIADAGYGGEENYDYLEQNEVEAIVKYSTYHREKNKAWQKDISKIDNWTYDEEQDTWTCATGQPLIFRRASKEKTESGYEIEYRHYRSASCEGCPLKPQCTKAQGNREVKVSMNYLRLKNQARNKLRSEEGYALAVRRMIEPEPVFGDIKNNRGFKRFLLRGLPKVSLEVGWLSLAHNLLKKAAMDAKNKGAKHVQAA; encoded by the coding sequence TTGTACATTCAATATACCATGGATCAACTTTGCCTGCCAATGGACTTGGAGGAAGATATTCCTCAAAATCACCTCGTTCGCATTGTAAACGCCGCCGTGAATCAACTGGATGACGTCATTTTCGAGGCAGCTTACCCTGGAGGCGGAAGAGATAGCTATCACCCTAAGATGCTAACAAAAGTGATCATTTATGCCTACACCCAGCGTATTTACTCCTCCCGACAGATCGCCAAGGCTGTCCGCGAAAACGTCATGTTCATGTGGATTGCAGGCAGACAACGACCCGACTTCCGCACCATTAACCGTTTTCGTTCTGAACGGATGAAAGCCCTGCTGGAGACCGTATTTACCGCGGTTCTTCAATTTTTGGCCGACGAGAAGTACGTTCAACTAGAGCACTATTTTGTTGACGGTACTAAAATTGAAGCGAATGCCAATCGGTATACCTTTGTTTGGGGTAAAGCGGTTGTGAAGCATAAGGCCAAGCTTCAGGAGAAAGTGCAGACGCTGTTTGCCACGATCGAAGAATCTGAGAAGCAAGAAGAGCAGATGCATGTTGGCCAAGACCTAAGCGAACTGGGCGGAGCGTCTGAGATCACAAGTGAAAAATTAGAGATCGCTGTCAAACAATTGGAAGAAAGACTGCAGGAAAACCCGAAGGACAAGTCGCTAAAGAAAGCCGTGCGCACACTTCGAAAAGATCTTCTTCCTCGACTTCAAAAGTATGAAACACATGAAGAAATTTTAGGGAGTCGGAATAGCTACAGTAAGACCGACAAAGATGCTACGTTCATGCGGATGAAAGAAGATCATATGCGAAACGGCCAACTTAAGCCGGGTTACAATGTACAGATCGGCACTGAAAATCAATTTATCCTCGGCTACAGCGTACACCAACGGCCTACCGATACACGCTGCCTCATCCCTCATCTTGAAAAAGTAAAATCGCAACTAGGCAAGCTGCCGAGCACGATCATCGCTGATGCGGGATATGGCGGCGAAGAGAACTACGACTATTTAGAGCAAAATGAAGTCGAAGCCATCGTCAAATATAGCACCTATCACCGTGAGAAAAACAAAGCGTGGCAAAAGGATATTAGTAAAATCGACAACTGGACCTATGACGAAGAACAAGATACGTGGACATGTGCGACAGGACAACCCCTCATTTTCCGCAGAGCAAGCAAAGAGAAAACGGAGAGTGGATATGAAATCGAGTACCGCCATTACCGGAGTGCAAGCTGTGAAGGTTGCCCGCTGAAACCACAGTGTACGAAAGCCCAAGGTAATCGCGAAGTTAAAGTAAGCATGAACTACTTGCGATTAAAGAACCAAGCGCGCAACAAACTCCGTAGCGAAGAAGGTTACGCGCTAGCAGTACGGCGTATGATTGAGCCAGAGCCTGTGTTTGGTGACATCAAGAACAACCGCGGATTCAAAAGATTCCTGCTTCGAGGCTTACCCAAAGTAAGTCTAGAGGTCGGGTGGCTTTCGCTTGCCCATAACTTGCTGAAGAAAGCAGCGATGGACGCTAAAAATAAAGGAGCTAAGCACGTACAAGCCGCTTAG
- the ltrA gene encoding group II intron reverse transcriptase/maturase, producing MQTLRNWEYYGMTESFTDLHARATNKETFSHLYEIVTSRENILLAYRTMKSNKGSKTPGTDGLTIKDIEQRPEYELVSEIQNRLENCHPEKVRRKLIEKDNGKMRPLGIPCILDRIIQQCFKQVLEPIAEAHFYNHSYGFRPLRSTHHAMARVQFLLNQASMHYVVDIDILGFFDNVNHTLLVKQLWNMGIQDRKVLACISKMLKAEIEGEGIPSKGVPQGGLLSTLLSNIVLNDLDHWVAGQWELFPLRKPFKSRTGERSAKIRSSLKEGYLVRYADDFKIICRDWRSAQRWYHAVVLYLKDRLKLDVSPEKSQFINLRKRESEFLGFTIRANKKGQKRVAHTGIKAGIKQKIKSEAKKHILKLRTSPTALNAARFNSFVLGIHNYFNRATHVSVAFSRLAYDLRAFMYNRLKQIGKYEHPANPPPTYSKFYSLGYKTFKVADVYLYPLANVKTKNVMGFSQGLSLFTTVGREQIYKKLRPDLRQEIHLLTKSSIPNKSVEYMDNRTSRYSMKMGICEVTGMYLFASDVHCHHYIPLVLGGNDKFNNLRILHKEVGKLILQTQKETIDVLKNKLGLTELMMIKINNYREKYDLEPV from the coding sequence GTGCAAACTTTACGAAATTGGGAGTATTACGGCATGACGGAATCTTTTACGGATTTGCACGCAAGAGCGACAAACAAGGAGACTTTCTCACATCTCTACGAGATCGTCACATCCAGAGAAAATATATTGCTGGCATACCGTACGATGAAGTCCAATAAAGGATCAAAGACACCAGGAACAGATGGATTGACCATCAAAGACATCGAACAACGACCCGAATACGAATTAGTGAGTGAAATCCAAAACAGACTTGAAAATTGCCACCCTGAGAAGGTCAGACGGAAGCTTATCGAAAAAGACAACGGCAAAATGAGACCACTTGGCATCCCGTGTATCCTCGACCGGATCATTCAACAGTGCTTCAAACAAGTCCTTGAGCCCATAGCAGAAGCCCATTTTTACAACCATAGCTACGGGTTCAGACCCCTTCGATCTACACATCATGCCATGGCAAGAGTCCAATTTCTTCTCAATCAAGCGTCGATGCATTATGTAGTCGACATCGACATATTGGGTTTCTTCGACAACGTCAACCATACCTTGCTCGTGAAGCAACTTTGGAACATGGGCATTCAAGATAGAAAGGTTCTAGCATGCATCTCAAAAATGCTAAAAGCTGAAATCGAGGGGGAAGGAATACCTTCAAAAGGTGTACCACAAGGCGGTTTACTGTCAACACTGCTCTCGAATATTGTACTAAATGACCTAGATCACTGGGTTGCAGGTCAATGGGAACTCTTTCCGCTGAGGAAACCTTTCAAATCAAGAACTGGCGAAAGGTCTGCAAAAATACGGTCTAGTCTGAAAGAAGGCTATCTGGTGCGCTACGCCGATGATTTTAAAATCATTTGCAGAGATTGGAGATCGGCTCAGAGATGGTATCACGCGGTAGTTCTGTATCTCAAAGACCGTCTGAAACTCGACGTCTCACCAGAGAAATCGCAATTTATCAACCTGCGAAAACGAGAGTCCGAATTTCTTGGATTTACAATCCGAGCAAACAAAAAGGGTCAAAAACGAGTAGCGCATACGGGCATTAAAGCGGGCATAAAGCAGAAAATCAAAAGCGAAGCCAAGAAACACATTCTCAAATTAAGGACTTCGCCAACGGCTTTAAACGCTGCGCGGTTCAACAGTTTTGTTTTAGGAATTCACAATTATTTTAATCGGGCAACACATGTTAGTGTTGCGTTCTCACGTCTTGCCTACGATCTGCGAGCTTTCATGTACAATCGTCTCAAACAAATCGGGAAATATGAGCATCCTGCAAACCCACCGCCAACATACAGTAAATTTTACAGCTTGGGTTACAAGACGTTCAAAGTAGCAGATGTTTATTTATATCCACTAGCCAACGTGAAAACGAAGAATGTGATGGGCTTTAGTCAAGGGCTATCTCTCTTTACCACAGTTGGCAGAGAACAAATATACAAAAAGCTTCGACCAGATTTGCGTCAGGAAATTCATTTGCTAACGAAATCTAGTATCCCGAATAAAAGTGTTGAATACATGGATAATCGGACTAGTCGGTACAGCATGAAGATGGGAATATGCGAAGTTACAGGCATGTATCTCTTCGCATCGGATGTTCACTGTCACCACTACATCCCGTTGGTCTTAGGTGGAAACGACAAGTTTAATAACTTGCGCATCCTCCACAAAGAGGTCGGGAAACTTATTCTCCAAACACAAAAAGAGACGATTGACGTACTCAAGAATAAACTGGGTTTAACGGAATTGATGATGATCAAGATCAACAACTACCGTGAAAAATATGATTTAGAACCAGTTTAG
- a CDS encoding low molecular weight protein tyrosine phosphatase family protein, translating to MKILFVCSRNKWRSPTAEKIFHKYNGYDVRSAGTEEGARIKVTSGHIGWADLIFVMEKKHFSRLKHKFGSMLNDKSIWNLDIPDDYGYMDEELIEILKARVSDYIEVPE from the coding sequence ATAAAAATTCTATTTGTATGCAGCAGAAACAAATGGAGAAGCCCAACGGCCGAAAAAATATTTCATAAATATAATGGTTATGATGTAAGGTCTGCTGGGACTGAAGAGGGTGCTAGGATTAAGGTAACCAGTGGACACATTGGTTGGGCAGATCTCATATTTGTAATGGAAAAAAAGCATTTTAGCCGACTTAAACATAAATTTGGATCAATGCTTAATGATAAGTCAATTTGGAACCTAGATATACCTGACGATTATGGTTATATGGATGAAGAGCTAATTGAAATACTAAAAGCTAGAGTATCGGACTATATAGAAGTCCCAGAGTGA
- a CDS encoding helix-turn-helix domain-containing protein, with amino-acid sequence MDQDFSCSNVVSGQLDDDCDINVMETLRVIGGKWKLSLLWQISEESKRFNELRRALPGISQKMLTQQLRELEEDGLLQRKVIPDKPPKVEYSLTKYGKTLDSLFDAMYEWGGHHRKIMSQHLQGNEVEKISGLNP; translated from the coding sequence ATGGATCAAGATTTTTCTTGCAGTAATGTTGTTTCTGGTCAGCTGGATGATGATTGCGATATTAACGTCATGGAAACGCTGAGAGTTATTGGTGGAAAATGGAAGTTATCCTTACTATGGCAAATTAGCGAGGAAAGTAAACGATTTAACGAGTTGCGTCGAGCATTGCCGGGAATTTCTCAAAAAATGTTGACACAGCAACTGCGTGAATTGGAAGAGGACGGTTTGCTGCAGCGAAAGGTTATTCCTGATAAGCCTCCAAAAGTTGAATATTCATTAACAAAATACGGTAAAACGCTGGATTCATTATTTGATGCTATGTATGAATGGGGAGGACATCACCGAAAAATAATGAGCCAGCACCTACAAGGAAATGAAGTCGAAAAGATCTCAGGATTAAATCCCTGA
- a CDS encoding aldo/keto reductase has protein sequence MKYKSFGSQSSSVSAIGLGLMGMSDLYGQSDRVESIATIHEALEQGITLFDTGDFYGSGHNELLLGEALQGKKRDQAYIAVKFGALRTPDGGWGGFDARPESVKNFLAYSLKRLNVEYIDLYQPARVDPNVPIEEVVGAIADMVKAGYVRHIGLSEAGADTIRRAHAVHPITSLQIEYSLFSRGIEEKILPTLRELGISLTAYGVLSRGLLSGSWSKERALSPYDFRGYVPRFQGENLDKNLSLVEALREIAEEKQITVAQLAIAWILSQGEDIVPIIGARRRTYLKDVLGALNVNLAPKDLEAIQAAIPPTAVSGDRYYAEEMAHLDSEK, from the coding sequence ATGAAATACAAATCATTCGGTTCACAGAGTTCTTCGGTTTCCGCAATCGGTCTCGGCTTAATGGGAATGTCCGATCTTTATGGTCAGTCAGACAGAGTGGAGAGTATAGCAACTATTCACGAGGCACTTGAACAAGGAATTACATTGTTTGATACTGGTGATTTCTATGGCTCTGGTCATAATGAGCTGCTGCTAGGCGAGGCATTGCAAGGTAAAAAGAGGGATCAAGCTTATATAGCTGTTAAGTTCGGAGCATTGCGTACTCCTGATGGAGGATGGGGAGGATTTGATGCCCGTCCGGAATCCGTTAAAAATTTTCTAGCTTATTCATTAAAAAGGCTAAATGTCGAATATATCGATTTGTATCAGCCTGCACGTGTCGATCCAAACGTACCTATCGAAGAAGTTGTAGGTGCTATTGCGGACATGGTCAAAGCGGGATACGTTCGACATATTGGCCTCTCGGAAGCCGGTGCGGATACCATAAGACGCGCTCATGCTGTACATCCCATTACTTCACTACAAATTGAGTATTCCTTGTTTAGCCGTGGAATTGAAGAAAAGATTCTTCCGACTTTAAGGGAGCTCGGCATATCCTTAACCGCTTATGGTGTTCTTTCCCGAGGACTTTTAAGCGGTAGTTGGTCTAAAGAACGCGCCTTAAGTCCTTATGATTTCCGCGGCTATGTTCCAAGATTTCAAGGCGAGAATCTGGATAAAAATCTGTCTCTTGTTGAAGCTTTACGTGAAATTGCTGAAGAGAAGCAAATAACTGTCGCTCAGCTCGCCATAGCCTGGATCCTCTCACAAGGGGAAGACATTGTTCCAATTATTGGCGCAAGGCGCCGCACATATCTCAAAGATGTCCTGGGAGCGTTAAATGTGAATTTGGCTCCCAAGGACCTGGAAGCTATACAAGCAGCCATTCCTCCGACTGCTGTATCTGGGGATCGATATTATGCTGAGGAGATGGCACATCTCGACAGCGAGAAATAA
- a CDS encoding spore germination protein, with protein sequence MNLEKNDEHINNLKKMANSSDFIIYENCTSILPFTISYFKTLINPTILHESILPLINLNGDQSLVEFYALLPFTEKLMTAEWEIIEGKLLRGYVVIYFKGKDKQVVLVDGAENKGRSVQQPEIEFSVVGPKEALVESLEVNLNLIRRRLPVPNLKMKELSVGSLSKSKVVVCYLEGITNEDYVRTVTERIEGIDYDFLFDTTMLSQMIEGNTKSIFPQLLETERPDRICSGLGLGQVAILMDGSPDALLGPVSLNWFFVSYEDYYLPWNIASFFRLIRIFAIIFSISASSLYVAVTTYHYEVVSTTLLSTLISSRATIPLPPVIEAIIMELTIELLREAGARLPARVGQTIGIVGGIVIGTAAVQASLTSNILLIIVGLSALASFTTPIFRMSTTIRLLRYPLILAAQWLGLLGIFIISAFILIHLLRLKTLGSPYLAPIYPFRRSDLNDSLVRLPFSSFSKRPSSLRTQNPSRISSDLDEE encoded by the coding sequence ATGAACCTGGAAAAGAATGATGAACATATAAATAACCTAAAAAAAATGGCGAATTCATCTGATTTTATAATTTATGAGAATTGTACATCTATCCTTCCCTTTACTATTAGCTATTTTAAAACCTTAATTAATCCAACTATTTTACATGAATCAATCTTGCCTCTCATCAATTTAAACGGGGATCAATCGTTAGTCGAATTCTATGCTTTATTACCATTTACTGAAAAATTGATGACAGCAGAGTGGGAAATAATTGAGGGAAAATTGCTTAGAGGATACGTTGTTATTTATTTCAAAGGAAAGGATAAACAAGTTGTATTAGTAGATGGAGCAGAAAATAAAGGTAGATCCGTTCAACAACCTGAAATTGAATTTAGTGTAGTTGGGCCAAAAGAAGCACTTGTAGAATCCTTAGAAGTTAATTTGAATTTGATACGTAGAAGATTGCCTGTTCCAAACCTTAAAATGAAGGAACTCTCTGTAGGTAGCTTATCGAAATCAAAAGTGGTTGTTTGTTATTTGGAAGGGATAACTAATGAGGATTACGTGAGAACTGTTACAGAGAGAATTGAGGGTATAGATTATGATTTTCTATTTGACACCACTATGTTGTCACAAATGATTGAAGGAAACACGAAATCGATTTTCCCTCAGCTGTTGGAAACGGAAAGACCGGATCGTATATGTTCAGGTTTAGGATTAGGACAGGTTGCTATCTTAATGGATGGTTCTCCTGATGCATTGCTCGGTCCAGTATCGTTAAATTGGTTTTTTGTGTCATATGAAGATTATTATTTGCCTTGGAATATCGCATCTTTCTTTAGGCTAATAAGGATTTTTGCAATTATTTTTTCCATAAGTGCTTCATCACTTTATGTAGCCGTAACCACTTATCATTACGAAGTAGTTTCTACTACTTTATTAAGCACGCTGATTTCGTCAAGGGCAACGATTCCATTGCCGCCTGTTATCGAAGCAATTATTATGGAATTGACCATTGAACTTTTGAGAGAAGCAGGTGCGAGATTACCGGCTAGAGTTGGACAAACCATAGGAATAGTAGGAGGTATTGTAATTGGGACTGCAGCTGTCCAAGCATCACTCACCAGCAATATATTGTTAATTATTGTTGGATTATCTGCTTTGGCCTCTTTCACTACTCCGATTTTCAGAATGAGCACGACGATTCGGTTACTTCGATACCCACTGATTTTAGCTGCACAATGGCTGGGATTGCTCGGTATATTTATCATTTCTGCTTTCATTCTCATACATCTTTTGAGGTTAAAGACGTTGGGATCACCTTATTTGGCACCCATTTACCCGTTTCGACGTTCTGATTTAAATGATTCGTTGGTTCGTCTTCCCTTTTCGAGTTTTTCTAAGAGACCAAGCTCCCTACGTACACAAAATCCTTCCAGAATAAGTTCAGATCTAGATGAAGAATGA
- a CDS encoding GerAB/ArcD/ProY family transporter: MGNNISEKYLLSPYMAFFAAHCMQLGVGFLTFQSALTKIAGQDAWIVVILNGLIFHFVIWMMYRILNSEKKDIISINQVFFGRWIGNLLNLVLIGYLLLFGGTVLGTFIEIVQVWMFPDLERWILNLVLLSLACYAVYGGLRIVIGVCFFSLFQYLLLFIYVFLAPYFHFSNFLPIMDHKVVEIAKGLGETTFIFLGVEVILICYPFFKQPQKSERWVHLANLTVTLFYLSEILTSLAFFSKDQLIKLIWPTLSQFQFVQLPYVERFEFVGVASQLMRVLPVLCLSLWSVSRITKIITNIRLTTTVPIYVVLLFIFVTLLSHPKITDYAHLLLSYSGMTIVYAYIPIMFLLVMIKKVKPG; the protein is encoded by the coding sequence ATGGGCAATAACATCAGTGAAAAATACTTACTTTCACCTTATATGGCATTTTTTGCAGCACACTGTATGCAATTAGGAGTAGGCTTCCTGACATTCCAAAGTGCGCTTACAAAGATAGCTGGACAGGATGCGTGGATTGTTGTCATATTAAACGGTCTTATTTTTCACTTCGTCATTTGGATGATGTATCGGATATTAAATTCAGAAAAAAAAGACATTATATCCATCAACCAAGTTTTTTTCGGGAGGTGGATTGGTAATTTATTGAACCTGGTGCTTATCGGATATCTGCTTCTTTTCGGTGGCACTGTGCTTGGAACATTTATAGAGATCGTTCAGGTATGGATGTTTCCTGATCTGGAGAGATGGATTCTTAATCTGGTGTTACTTTCTCTTGCCTGCTATGCCGTATATGGCGGTTTAAGAATAGTTATCGGAGTTTGCTTCTTTAGTTTATTTCAATATCTGCTACTTTTTATTTATGTATTTCTTGCACCCTATTTTCATTTTAGCAATTTCTTACCCATTATGGATCATAAAGTAGTTGAAATAGCAAAAGGCTTAGGGGAAACAACCTTTATTTTCCTTGGCGTGGAAGTCATATTGATTTGTTATCCATTTTTTAAACAGCCTCAAAAATCTGAACGTTGGGTGCACTTAGCTAATTTAACCGTTACCTTATTTTACCTGAGCGAAATACTAACATCATTAGCATTTTTTAGTAAAGACCAATTAATTAAACTAATATGGCCAACATTATCTCAATTCCAATTCGTACAGCTTCCGTATGTTGAACGTTTTGAATTTGTGGGTGTTGCTTCTCAGTTGATGCGCGTTCTACCTGTTCTATGTTTAAGTTTATGGTCCGTGAGCCGAATCACTAAAATAATCACCAATATCAGATTAACTACCACGGTTCCTATTTATGTAGTGCTGTTGTTTATTTTTGTGACCTTACTGTCTCATCCTAAAATTACAGACTATGCGCATCTTTTGCTGTCTTATTCCGGCATGACGATTGTTTACGCTTATATTCCCATTATGTTTTTACTTGTGATGATAAAGAAGGTGAAACCTGGATGA
- a CDS encoding Ger(x)C family spore germination protein, producing the protein MKRFALIVIVIFITIVALIGCVNKSIIDRVSIPLVIGLDKGPETTMILTISKPQYKGKDTITNVEATAVSQTIINAGGILLEEENMPILSGKLSVLLCSRQLAKEGLEKAIDMTLRNPRVSKRLQIAVVDGQAKELLEAKYNHSVEKGNYLIQQFNSNLKEGHLPRTNLHTFEYALLGKGIDPYLPLVKLEEGKFKITGLALFQKDKYVDSLNNKELKFFKLLVEKKNHGTYETKLKKDVYVSVQNEQSSFRYKVSFNTVNPEIDIQLKMEGSILESTGFEITDNDRQHLEATFSKEIVNEGENLIHRFQKLGIDPLGLGNFVRSRTRHWDENIWEEQYPNIKIKINADVNLIGIGDRK; encoded by the coding sequence ATGAAACGATTTGCTCTGATTGTAATTGTTATTTTTATTACTATCGTTGCTCTGATAGGTTGCGTAAATAAATCAATAATTGATCGAGTATCAATCCCTCTTGTTATAGGTTTGGATAAAGGGCCGGAGACGACAATGATATTAACGATTTCAAAACCTCAGTACAAGGGTAAGGACACGATTACAAATGTCGAGGCAACCGCCGTTAGTCAAACCATTATAAATGCAGGAGGAATACTTCTGGAAGAGGAGAACATGCCCATATTAAGTGGAAAGCTATCCGTCCTACTTTGTAGTCGTCAGCTTGCTAAAGAAGGACTTGAAAAAGCTATAGATATGACCTTGAGAAATCCAAGAGTATCTAAACGTTTGCAAATAGCAGTGGTAGATGGACAAGCTAAAGAGTTATTAGAGGCTAAATATAATCATTCTGTGGAAAAAGGCAATTATTTGATTCAACAATTCAATAGTAATCTTAAAGAAGGACATTTACCAAGGACAAATTTGCATACTTTTGAATATGCCTTGTTGGGTAAAGGGATCGATCCGTATCTGCCGCTTGTAAAATTAGAAGAGGGTAAATTTAAAATAACGGGTCTAGCTTTATTTCAAAAGGACAAGTATGTTGATTCCTTAAACAATAAGGAATTAAAATTTTTTAAATTGCTTGTTGAAAAAAAGAATCACGGTACATATGAAACGAAATTAAAGAAAGATGTATACGTTTCTGTACAGAACGAACAATCCAGTTTTCGATATAAAGTGTCATTTAATACCGTTAATCCTGAAATTGACATTCAACTTAAAATGGAAGGGAGCATTTTGGAAAGTACAGGTTTCGAAATAACAGATAATGACAGACAACACCTTGAAGCTACATTTAGTAAAGAAATTGTTAATGAAGGAGAGAATTTAATCCATAGATTTCAAAAACTAGGAATCGATCCACTGGGTCTTGGTAACTTTGTACGAAGCAGAACTAGACATTGGGACGAAAATATATGGGAGGAACAGTATCCGAATATAAAAATAAAAATAAATGCCGATGTTAACCTTATTGGGATAGGTGACAGAAAGTAA
- a CDS encoding DUF3231 family protein, giving the protein MVGSHVVGLSSTELSALWSSYISDSLAICISKYLLKITEDDEVKPLVELSLTLAQSHIETIQHLFEKEKFPIPIGFTDADVNVTVPPLFFDTFPLSYVYAMSRIGLTKYALFLSNTAREDVRNYFTQCLQSTTDLYNKSVTLMLTKGIYDRPPMIPYPEHATFVKKKENFLSKWFGPQRTLNVMEVSEMFFNIERNYFGLILLTAFMQVVKDEHIKRLLARGKQLSMNQIKFINDKLVQDDLLGTIMVNTEVTTSTVSPFSDKLILNLLNLLNSSALTYLGNALSVTTRLDLAGEYSKLMAEVMSFGKDVTDLLIEREWLEEPPVTPDRKKLAGV; this is encoded by the coding sequence ATGGTCGGTTCTCATGTTGTTGGATTGTCTTCAACGGAACTATCCGCATTGTGGTCATCTTATATTAGTGACAGTTTAGCGATATGTATCTCCAAGTATTTATTGAAAATAACTGAAGACGACGAAGTAAAGCCACTTGTTGAATTATCGTTGACCTTAGCGCAATCACACATAGAAACCATTCAGCATCTTTTTGAAAAAGAAAAATTCCCTATCCCCATTGGGTTTACTGATGCAGATGTCAATGTTACAGTACCCCCGCTATTTTTCGATACATTCCCTCTGAGTTATGTGTATGCCATGAGCCGAATTGGTCTGACCAAGTATGCCTTGTTTTTATCTAACACAGCTCGAGAGGATGTAAGAAACTATTTTACTCAGTGTTTGCAGTCCACAACTGATTTGTACAACAAATCCGTCACACTTATGTTAACCAAGGGGATCTACGATCGACCTCCAATGATTCCTTATCCGGAGCATGCTACCTTTGTTAAAAAGAAAGAAAACTTTTTGTCTAAATGGTTTGGGCCGCAGAGAACGCTGAATGTAATGGAAGTATCCGAAATGTTCTTCAACATAGAGCGGAATTATTTCGGACTAATCCTTCTTACAGCATTTATGCAGGTAGTTAAGGACGAACATATTAAGCGTTTACTGGCAAGGGGAAAACAACTGTCTATGAATCAAATCAAATTCATCAATGATAAGTTGGTTCAAGATGATTTGCTCGGGACAATCATGGTCAATACAGAAGTCACCACATCAACGGTATCCCCTTTTTCAGATAAATTGATCCTAAATCTACTTAACTTACTTAATTCTTCAGCTCTCACCTATCTTGGAAATGCGCTATCCGTGACGACACGACTTGATTTGGCTGGTGAGTATTCCAAGCTTATGGCTGAAGTAATGAGTTTCGGTAAAGATGTAACTGATTTGCTGATTGAAAGGGAATGGCTAGAAGAGCCTCCGGTTACACCTGACCGGAAGAAACTTGCCGGCGTCTAA